A region of the Vigna unguiculata cultivar IT97K-499-35 chromosome 9, ASM411807v1, whole genome shotgun sequence genome:
CGTGTTGGGGTGAGTGCGCATTCCTTAAACCATTTCAATGAAttgatttatataaaattgcaaaaatgttgtttgataaaatagtattaataaaaattaacttttatatatattttttttaaaaaagtaaatagtaAAAGAGAGAGTGtcaattagtaataaaaaaaaaaagtgatgttAAAATACCAAGtaatcaataaatattataatgtagCTCTATCAATGATTCCTGGACACTTTATCTGaaactatatatttattactatatattaatattttttatttgttttaattttatcttttcaattactattttttaaatttaaataactattaacaatattttttttttcagttttattatcttaataacTACTTTTTTGAATTTAGATAGTTACTCAAACAACGATTcgttatataaaaaattatttaccgtttgaatcatttttatatttatattaatatataaagagatttttctttttatgtttacattttaaaatatcaattttatcctttaaatataataatttattaaaattttaaaaattgaccgttattttacaaactttttataacattagttatttatgtttttctttttctttattgattgatggttattctttcatctattttgatatatttcactttatttttgataaatataattttaacttaataatattacaatattatcacctactaatataatatatattaaaaaaatgtatacacaGACATACactagtgtatatatatatataaatatatatatatatatatatatatatatatatatatatatatatatatatatatatatatatatatataatatgttgaaAATTCCTAACTTATAAGTCTTTCTCTTTAAATCGAAGTCTCTGTGGAACCTTTTCAAAAGTCCTTCTTCCTTTTTCATTAAGTTTCTCACGTTATTTAGAGAAAAATTTGAGGTTATCAAAgtgataaaattttgttttatctataactatatgtatcttttattttttttcaatttttcattactatttttaaaatttaaataatttataaatatttaaaaaatacatatacacataaaaaaatgttttgtttgagtaaaaacagaaacaaagcttaaagaaaaaaaaatacatgcttacattttaatattctaaTTCTAGGAATTCATTATGATGATATTTACATACCACATATAATCAGTCTAAACACTACTAAGTTTACCAAGGGCATCAAGCAAAAACAAACATTATTTTGGACAGAatactaatcaattaaaaaacttGTCTTACATCAGAAAAATTAAATTCCATAACGtcttgcattttattttatatatagcCACAGCCACCGAAGAAAAACCCGAGGGAGAAACTTCAGCTTTCCAAATCTCGAAATCTccaaataatttacaaataaaccCAAAATGCTTACTTTTATACTTGAACTAAAaagcaaatatataaaatattgtttataggTTGCGGGGATAAAATTGTCAATACCAGACTATGTATTATACGCCGCATATATCGCATTCTAAACTTTTGATATACCACGTCATGCATGgcattggtaaaaaaaaaatatacattgtGGGCCTCCAAtttctaaatataccactaatgtTGATGGATATTTCCATTCACTGCTAAAATCATAATGAAAATAGTTATGCAATGATTGATCCCACAAAACTTGTAATTGAAATTAGACGAGCCCTCGGTTTCAATCACTTCATTTTTCGAAATTACATATAACGTCGAAAACGACTTGGCTTATTGTTTTGGACACACTTTTCACAACAATCTCGAAAGATGAAAAAAGATGTTCTCAGtaacattttctattttcaccaaaaaatggaaagagaaaaaaagaagattaaCAAGCAGAGCCCCCTAATCCTTTCCTATTTACTTCATtgcacaaataaataaaaaaatctaaggAGATGATGAACTTAAGTGTGGTGAAAAGTAAGTGTGTAAAAGATCTAACCTCACAAACAAGCATGGTTAGCAGTTCCCTGTACTGTATACAAAGTAAAAGTATGGGACCACTAGTACTGTATGCATCTGGTTGGATGCATGCTTTTATCTCTATTGCACTGTGCTGAAATTTACGAGGTTAGATCTTTAATAAAGTAAAACAGTTTGGGCAGGGGGAAGGGGTGTCGTTTATCAAATAGAATAATATTACACGGCGCCAGGATATTGTGTTCGTCAGCCACCAGTGAGATAAGCGAATCTAGCACACCGTGGCAATGACGAAAATCCTACAAAAAAACCATATGAACAATCTCTGTCCCTTCAACTTCCAGGAGAGGCATGAATTTCACAGCACATATATTATCAAAAAAGAAACCAATGGAAGTGATGAATAAAAATATGGAATTGTAGATTAATTTTAGATACCTTCTAAGGGGGGAATCCAAGTGATTTAACCTACAAAAGAATGGTACATCTTACAAGCTTTAAGGAAATTTCGGAATGGGCGGAACCTGCAACCTTAGCATATCTCTACTCTACAGCCTAATTGCCTACGAGTACCAAAGAAAATTTTCCCATATATGACTACCAAATTCACAAGAACTGGTAGTCACACCAAGAAACGTCTCTGGCGCACCATCTTGTCCATTGGTTTTCTATTGGATAGAGCCTCCAAAACGGCCTGTACATTTTTTCAGGTTTGATTCCCCAAACACAAACAGCGCAACTGTTTCAAGAGTTCTGCGTTCTGAactatgaaagaaaaaaaggtcTCAACTCATTCAACATTGAGCGTCAGTGCAAGAAACATCATCCGATGGCGTCATATTTAGATCCGGTATCAAGAAAAACTTTTCCCCGGTTGATTCTATCTCGTTTGGCCTAGATTCCGATGCTTGTGAACGGGTATCGTCTTGAGTGGTACGTATGAGGGCCTCCGCAGATACTattctctgatggggttgaccAGCAACCATACGCTGTGGTTCAACAGATGTTGAACTTGGATTCTTCCGAGATTTTGATCCGATATCCAGctgaaaattcaaaaaagaaaattgaggtTAAGTTTTAATCCTATGTGGTCGACTCACTATAAACGTAAAAAGTAGAGAGGGCATTTGAATTTGAACACACCTTCATCCTCTTCAAACTCTCATTTTTAGCTCTCTCTGCCTCAAAATTTGCATTTATGGTTGCAATTTCCTGCAAAGCAAGAGTGATATCAATATTCATGAATCATTTAGTCCCCAGTTAATGTATgacaaactaaaatttatatttcttgaaAATATGTGCCATGCCAAGTCCAGGGAGATACCTTTTTCAAATATATCCTTTCCTTTAGCAGGGAGCTTTCCTCTTCCTTTAGTTCAGCAAAGGTCTAAAAATGAGTAAGAAACAGCAATTAGCATTCGTAAACGGTATTTGGAGAGCCAAAGAAAGACCACTGGCAACGGCATCTCAACCCAGAAATCATTTACCACGATATACGATCTCTGGAATCTTTCGAAGAAAGAGAATAAAGGCAGCAATTACTAAGATAATAAAGTGTAGTTTTACCTTTTTTCTTCTGCACCTCTTGGTAGAAGCCGAGTTGCCAGTGTATCCACTTGTGGCAGTGGCCTGAAATTGGtgagatgatgaaggattagaAAGATGTGACATGAATAACATTCGACAAAATCATAGTCGAAAATAAGGGTATAAGCAACAGAAGAAcgtaaacataaaaattaaatataagagaATCTTCAATCAGACCGAGTATCTCAGCATAAGAGCCAAAGAAAAGGGTAGAATGAGATGACCGAGAAGACATCGACGCTGGGATCATGCAGAAATGAAAACATATAGAAAGGTCGCTGGAGAGGGAGCTAGTTCTTTAGTATTTatgataacaaataataataatttatatgtaattatttaaatcagGAAGTCGCTCGGCTCCATCAATCATCGCTGCCATCTGTTCGTGTAATGGGACACGTCTCAGGCCATTGGCCATCCTGACCCTCACCCACCCTCGGGCCCACCCATATATAGCCCATTCATAATTCTTGCTGATCAAAGCCCAACTTgtccataatttatttatttatttttatcataatcgcACAAAAACCGATTCTCAGACAAATCAGCGTAGGCACGCACGCGACGGCACGTGATGACGATCGCGTTTGGAAGGGTCACATGACGTAGCCCAATAGCCCATGAATTGAAATTAggttgtaattttgtttttgcaaacggtagagaatagaaaaagagataTAGGGGTGCGGGTGCGGGTGCGGGTGCGGGTGCGGGTGCGGGTGCAGGTGCAGGTGCAGGGCATGGTGCACGCCCTGGAGTGGAGTGGGCCAAGGGGGCGGAAATGCTGCGTGTCTTCCCATTTCCCACCCAACCGAATCCTAATGTATAGGATTTTAATTTCCCATTTAAGACACCAACTTTAACTACCATCACCCCCGTGATACTGAAACCCCATCCACCTCATAATGGCAGTGTGTCGCGGTGTTCTCCCTGTCTATCACATCTCATTTCAACACACGAGAAACGCTTCACATCCACACTAACAACTccacctctctctctctctctctctcccacaTTCCTAATATACCTAAATTCTCCATTATAATCGCCTAAAGGATAATTAATtaccattattttaattattatttaaataaatacaagcAGTACTTGCAATAAAGACACGGTGAATGTGAATTTTCCACTTCAGCGCAGGGGCCACGGGCAGAAGTAGAAGCGATGCAGCTAACTCAGGAGCTTACAGAACTCATGACACTAACTTCAACGAATCGCAGGCCCGTCGTCATCTATCCACGACATAGCCAAGCAAACCTTCCACACTCCACATTCGGTTCGGTCTTTTCTCAACCGTACCCGTCCCCGTCCAAATCATGGGGTCCACAACCCCAATTTTACATTGACCAAAATACCCACGCTTTCCACTGCCATTTTTTAACGACTTTTGTCcatgtaataaatattaaaaaagggATCTGTGTTCTCATCTCGGTTAAGGCCACCGATAAAATGGGTGAGTGGACAAATTATCGGTTTTGTTTTTTCACTTcgtcaaaagaaaaaaaagggcgTGAGAGGAATATTAGTTGCACCTGGAAGGGCGTTTTCGTCAATCGATGGAGAACATAGAATGACAGGAGGTACCCCAAACAAAAAAACAGGCTAGAACAAAACGCCGAGTCTTTGTTCCAGTGCTGACCTAGTGCCCCCACGAACATCCCCAGACATTTCCGTCAACACAGTATCAACATGAACACCGAAGGAACcccaaaaaataatcaaaaacaaaataagaacgGAAAAATCATCTTCCTTGATGAGAAGCGAGCACCACAAGTGCGCGGaggataataattataattcgatttaaaaactaaaagaaaaacaaaaacagagaaATTGACAGATTTGCCGTCAGCGTCTGATGTCAGCGTAAAATCGAAAACGATGCGcgattggaaaaagaaaaagaaaaaagagaggaaaacaGTTAAAGCTTAAAAATACCACTGGCCTTTGGCCTGTGAATAAGGAGGTTAAGGGCAAAATTGTCAGAGGCGAAGGAAACGTCATGCAGAAGGAAAGAATGTTTCGTGAGGCACGCTACGCCATCTGAACCGCCGATAACTACCAGAGAGGCGGAGGGAGTTACGAGCACGCGCAGGCGCAGTCGTAGCGGTGTTTGGGTGAAACAACGGAACTCGGAGCACAGAAGAGAGATCAGAAGAAACGGAGAGCGGGGGAGAGGaatagagagaaagaaagaaaacctTGGATCTGGCGGCATGGTGTTGGCGGCTGGAGTCTTCGTAACCGTCGGCGGTGGCGGATGGCGAGGCGGCGCTGCTCCATGAGAGCGGCGTGGTGGGACTGCATCTGGTTGAAAGGGCGGCGTCGCATCGAGAGACGGCAGCGGTGAGCCTTGATCTTGAGCGCGGCTGTTTGACCCCCCAGGAGAGAGGCGGGCGGTGGTGGTGAGATTTGGTGGAAACGGTTTGCTTGAGTCGTAGGAGAAGTTGGACGACGACGGTTTCGTCCGTCATGGCCGCCCTGACCCAGTCGTCGTTCAGCATCTTGGGGTTTGGGTGATACAAGTCATGAAAGGGAGAGACAGTGTGGTGTGAGTGTTGCGTTGGTGTGCGTataagaaagagagagagaaggaaagGGGTGGCGGAGGTATTGGAAGAAAAGATGAAGAGCGAGGGGAGGATaggtttatatataatttataataaatgagaataaaaaataaatagaaaaaaaataataataaaatggagAGGGGGTGAGGATATTGTGTGGCGGTGAAGAAGGAGGAAGGTGGAGTAGATTCGAGTTATTCTTGGTTGGTCGTTGGTTCTTAGTTAAAAGAAAGGGTTGGGTCGTGTAGGAGGGTGTGGCCACTGTGGGCTCTCACTCTTTTCTGCTCTTTCTCCCTCTCTTTTCTTCCCCCTGACCCCACCTACTCACATCTGGCATTGCCATACCAATgccattttctcttttttaacaTTATTCCCCCTTCCCTTATTACACTTTGCAATCTTCacaatataaacattttttttttaatttcaattacatccaatttatcaatttattgttgttttaaagttactatttttttacattGTGTGGTATATGGTGATATGATTATAATCTATCTCGTGTCAACTctacaattaaaaaaactatttgttttttaattattcatactTTGCCCtttaactaataatttatttatttgtatgtatttgtcttttcttaatttatttttttctttttcgtctCTCCTATTTTCCTTTTCAGAACCAAGCaaggaaaattatttaataattagctattaaattttaaattaaatgtgaAGTTAACAAAGACATGGTGTCATTGAATGTAGTATtgtaataagaagaaaacaagtCCTCCTATTGAGTAGGAACAACAATGGAAAAACTTTGTTTTTATCTTACTGTAGTAGCTTACATGACATCATTAAACTAAGTTTTGAGTCAAGGTTTTGAGGATGATAATGAGATTTCTCGTGTAACTTTAggcattatttttaaaattttttgaaatatgattttaagCTATTATAGGAATTTATTATGAGGAAATCAATGAAAGATATACCACAATTATaccatttaattataatttttcgtGGAAAAATAAGAttgacaaaaacaatttttcttaaacaaaGGAAAAAACTCATGATAAAATCAAGATGCACTTAGAGTCAAAAAAGAATAGTCAAGGTAGTTACAATCATGAGTTGAAACCATATATAcacttaattaatataatatacgtATCATTAAATGTATTATAACGTAacatgtatttttcttttttcaatgtTGAATTATACTATGCACCCCGTaaagtaagaaacaaaataattccTTACAAAATGCATTTCAAAaggtattttatgataaatcgGATAATGACTGTTTAAGAAAAGTTCTAAAAGATGTGTttgagttaaattattttaagtttttaaaaacttaacttttatgattttttttcttttaaaaagagtaatttttattttaaaaaatttaattataagtattTGGTCTAGTTGTTAAGTAGAAGTTAAACTGAAAATAAACCAATCAAGCTACCATAAACAAGGCTAAttgaaattagtgatatgacaccttaaagatattGTTTTCATGCTAAAGATAATATTTGAAACTGAAATGAGAATGGAAATAACTAATGGTACCGTAACTAAAACTTTAAACATGTCAAATGTAAAATGTACGGAAAATACAAAACATGTAAAATGTGAGAGTGATAATTAGTTTGTGTTTGATAacaatagttttttttcttctttccaatAAAAAAACGTGAAAATATACACAAGCTACctatctcatatatatatatatatatatatatatatatatatatatatatatatatatatatataattgattttttggCCTAAGTAAATAAAGACAAATTCTTCATTTTAGAATACacacttattttataaaattaaaataattatttttttactttttaaatttaaataacttttaaaattgaaataattttttacattaaatttatttatttttataattataataataaaaaaaatttatgaagtaAACAAATACATAGTAATGTCACTTTAAAAAGAATAGATTATAAacattacaatttaaatttaaatcgtatctaaatatttttattttaaaaatttatccgttgtaaattgtaaacaatatatttcaaaataaaaaatgtaatggtacataaaattacaaattatatggATTCAATGTTGGGTAAATAATAAAGAACTGTGCTGAAATAAATAGGTGGACAAAGAGAGTAGGTTAATGAAAAGTTTTGAGAAGAGTAAAtatagatttataaaataaataaatatgatgatATATATGTAATTGAATATGttggatttattatttttatatttaaaaaatgaaagatactgttaatataaaaaaccagaagaaaaaaaaaaagaagtaggAAAAGAGAGACAGTGGTGAATGATTGGAATGGAAGAGTGCATGACAAGCCTTCCTTTCGGCTACTTCACGCCTCATTGTCACCATTGGGATTTGCACTACCAACACAAACTTTGAAACCCTATCAcaaattcataattataatattattttattttaaacaactCTGACtcataattattactattattactgTAGTATTAATGTCGTCAACAAATTCTATATAATGCTGATTGCACACTTCTATGTCATTATTTAGACGTTAATTAATTCTCCTGTGATATTTGAAACCAGTAAAGAAGTTATATTCACAAgtattaccttttttttttagaatatttcattttttgttctATTGTTAAATTCCTATAAGAACATTTGTGAAAGAAAAGTGTCAAAAGTGAAAAAACACAGAAAGAAACTAAAGACTAAACTCGTGTTTTTGCAAATCAATCTGCACATGATGTCTTTTGCCTCTGAAGGAGTATGTTGAAGAAACCTAACATTCCAAACCAAATTTTCTTCATTAAAGTTCAAACTTAAGATtccattttaactaaaataaataaaaattgcagTTTCGTTTATTAAGACTGACCATCTTAAGTACTTTTAATGCTAATAAACTGACAATGGTATAAAATAACCTAACTCCAatcactttatatatttaaaaatcaaataattactTTCACATCCTTTTGAAAATAAgtcacttttttaaaaaatacaacacTTTTACTAAGGGTGGATACGTTACTTTCTTCAAAAATACATCATATGGtgaatattgaattttttaatactcaatttaaatctacaaattcaaattcacttTAGCTAGGTCAACTAAAtcagataaaaatattttatatttaaatatccCTTTTGACGATTATTCTCTGCTAGGCAACCATTACACTGTGTCTTTGATGAATATTCATTTGTGGGTGTGTGGAGAGACATAGAGTTCATaacttatatttcaatttttgtaacttatgaGAAATTGTAAAGTAATAAATCATTCTTCAATTTTACATAATCCAATTAACTATACAAACCTTAATTTCTCTGGTAGATTAAAAGTTTCCTTGAcccttaattttcataataatgtCAAGAAAATCGATCAAATTCatcctttaatttttatctGACTATTTAAATGTCAATTCATCTCTCTTTAATTTGATTTCCATTATTAAATCCACATACGACTCCTTATTAATGTTGCACATAAAAGCTAAGAGTACTCAAAATTATTTCTGTAAAAGGGCAATCCCTCTATACTTAAGTATTATTTGTGTAGTTTTgtcttttcatatatatatatatatatatatatataattatgtaaaaagTACAAAGCTGTTTTTATATTCAAGTCCAGGCTTATCACTAGAGAAGACTATCCCCACACTGTTAACCCAATAAGGCCCAAATAAAGCCCAAGATATCATGACGAGGTGACCTATCTTCTTGACTTACAACAGTTTCATACTTGAAAGCTGAACTTGACAGCTGGAGTTTTGCTGCAATCCGATAGTTAACATTTTAACAACTGAGTATTACACTTTACACATCTTCCTGCATCTTCATATCATGTTACAaagtttaaatttgtttttacgagggttaagtatgtttttccTATAACTTTCATAacgtaaattttggaattaatcaatttaaaaattttggattaatttaatcattcatctttcgaaatatgtaaatttagtcattttaatcaaattttattaggtttatttgatatttagtaCGCATTTCAagattatatttgagttgtttatattgtttgacacatttttgctttaatgttaagtcaaatactattataaaataagcttgaaatgtc
Encoded here:
- the LOC114164477 gene encoding uncharacterized protein LOC114164477, translating into MLNDDWVRAAMTDETVVVQLLLRLKQTVSTKSHHHRPPLSWGVKQPRSRSRLTAAVSRCDAALSTRCSPTTPLSWSSAASPSATADGYEDSSRQHHAARSKATATSGYTGNSASTKRCRRKKTFAELKEEESSLLKERIYLKKEIATINANFEAERAKNESLKRMKLDIGSKSRKNPSSTSVEPQRMVAGQPHQRIVSAEALIRTTQDDTRSQASESRPNEIESTGEKFFLIPDLNMTPSDDVSCTDAQC